The following proteins are encoded in a genomic region of [Eubacterium] hominis:
- a CDS encoding replication initiation factor — MVLNEEQWIKELREKRVAYGISQGRLAVASGITREYLNKIESGKMKPSKELLETLHKELARFNPEAPLTMLFDYVKIRFPTLDIQHIIKDILKLNINYMLHEDYGHYSYTEHYSLGDIFIYTSADEEKGVLLELKGRGGRQFESYLLAQQRSWYDFLMDALVDGGVMKRIDLAINDHTGILDIPELAEKCRKREYIGKSRSYKFYQSGELIKHREDDREYMGRTLYLGSLKSDVYFCIYEKDYEQYVKLGTPLEEADIINRFEIRLRNERAYYAVRDLLTYYDAEQTAFSIINQYVRFVDEEPDKRKNDWKLNDRWAWFIGDNRQSLKLTTKPEPYTLDRTLRWVQRQVAPTLKMLKKIDKGNGTDYMETIEQQAKLTEKHEMIIKQQTTPAKDLVES; from the coding sequence ATGGTTCTGAATGAAGAACAATGGATAAAAGAATTACGGGAGAAGCGAGTTGCTTACGGTATCTCACAAGGCAGGCTGGCGGTGGCTTCTGGTATCACAAGAGAATATCTCAATAAGATAGAAAGCGGAAAAATGAAGCCGTCAAAGGAGCTTCTGGAAACTCTGCATAAGGAACTGGCAAGGTTCAATCCAGAAGCACCGCTTACCATGCTGTTTGATTATGTGAAAATTCGTTTTCCCACGCTGGATATACAGCACATTATCAAAGATATATTAAAACTGAATATCAATTATATGCTCCATGAAGATTACGGACATTACAGCTATACGGAGCATTATTCTCTTGGGGACATCTTTATCTATACGTCGGCTGACGAAGAAAAAGGTGTCCTTTTAGAGTTAAAAGGGCGTGGTGGCCGACAGTTTGAAAGTTACCTGCTGGCACAGCAAAGAAGCTGGTATGACTTTCTCATGGACGCACTCGTAGATGGTGGCGTGATGAAGCGTATCGACCTTGCTATCAACGACCATACGGGCATTTTGGATATACCAGAGCTTGCGGAGAAATGCAGGAAACGGGAATATATCGGAAAGTCCAGAAGTTATAAGTTTTACCAGTCGGGCGAGCTTATCAAGCACAGAGAGGACGACAGAGAATATATGGGACGTACCCTTTATCTTGGTTCTCTGAAATCAGATGTGTATTTCTGTATCTATGAAAAGGACTATGAGCAGTACGTCAAGTTAGGGACACCGCTTGAAGAAGCCGACATTATCAATCGTTTTGAGATACGGCTTAGAAATGAACGTGCCTATTATGCAGTACGAGATTTGCTGACGTATTATGACGCAGAGCAGACTGCCTTTTCTATCATCAACCAGTATGTGAGGTTTGTTGATGAAGAACCAGACAAGCGAAAAAATGACTGGAAACTCAATGACCGCTGGGCTTGGTTTATCGGCGATAACAGACAGAGCTTGAAGCTGACGACAAAGCCAGAGCCTTACACCTTAGACCGTACATTGCGGTGGGTACAACGGCAGGTAGCACCGACCTTGAAAATGCTGAAAAAGATTGATAAAGGAAACGGTACAGACTACATGGAAACAATCGAACAGCAGGCAAAGCTCACAGAAAAGCATGAAATGATAATCAAACAGCAGACGACCCCTGCAAAAGATTTGGTGGAAAGTTAG
- a CDS encoding ATP-binding protein — MRMIWNKGHRIRASDKHLVYHFSIETLLFVFVAVLLLLNSKQLMRTDWEHFSLLDNGFTLSLYNFITILIATGVCALVAFLYYRFCYDSFKKLLHRQKLARMILENKWYEADTVQDSGFFTDLQSRSREKIVWFPKIYYQMEKGLLHIRCEITLGKYQDQLLRLEDKLESGLYCELTDKTLHDGYIEYTLLYDMIANRITIDEVRAENGCLRLMKNLVWEYDALPHALIAGGTGGGKTYFLLTLIEALLHTNAVLYILDPKNADLADLGTVMENVYHTKEEMIDCVNAFYEGMVQRSEEMKRHPNYKTGENYAYLGLPPCFLIFDEYVAFFEMLGTKESVSLLSKLKKIVMLGRQAGYFLIVACQRPDAKYFSDGIRDNFNFRVGLGRISELGYGMLFGSDVKKQFFQKRIKGRGYCDVGTSVISEFYTPLVPKGHDFLQTIGSLAQARQDGTATCEAKGDGTD, encoded by the coding sequence ATGCGTATGATTTGGAACAAAGGACACCGTATCAGAGCCAGCGACAAGCACCTTGTTTATCATTTTTCCATAGAGACGCTTCTGTTTGTGTTCGTGGCAGTTCTCCTGCTACTGAATAGCAAACAGCTCATGCGTACCGACTGGGAACATTTCAGCTTATTAGACAATGGCTTTACGCTTTCCCTTTACAACTTCATAACCATACTGATAGCGACTGGTGTTTGTGCATTGGTCGCTTTTCTGTATTACCGCTTCTGTTACGACAGTTTCAAGAAGCTACTGCACCGTCAAAAGCTGGCAAGAATGATACTGGAAAATAAGTGGTATGAAGCCGATACCGTACAAGACAGCGGTTTTTTTACTGACCTGCAAAGCAGATCAAGGGAAAAAATCGTCTGGTTTCCAAAGATTTATTATCAAATGGAAAAAGGACTTCTTCATATCCGCTGTGAAATTACGCTGGGAAAATATCAAGACCAGCTTTTACGGTTGGAGGATAAGTTGGAAAGTGGCTTGTATTGTGAGCTGACCGACAAGACCCTGCATGACGGCTATATCGAATATACCCTGCTTTATGATATGATAGCGAACCGCATTACCATTGATGAAGTACGGGCAGAAAACGGTTGTCTTAGATTGATGAAAAATCTTGTCTGGGAATATGACGCACTCCCTCACGCTCTGATTGCTGGTGGGACTGGTGGCGGTAAAACATATTTTCTGCTGACACTCATTGAAGCCTTACTGCATACAAACGCTGTCCTTTATATCTTAGACCCGAAGAACGCTGACCTTGCAGACTTAGGGACAGTTATGGAAAATGTGTATCACACCAAAGAAGAAATGATTGATTGCGTCAATGCCTTTTATGAGGGCATGGTACAGCGAAGTGAGGAAATGAAGCGACACCCGAACTATAAGACGGGCGAAAACTATGCCTATCTGGGACTGCCACCCTGCTTTCTTATCTTTGATGAATATGTAGCATTTTTTGAAATGCTGGGGACGAAAGAAAGTGTGAGCTTACTTAGCAAGTTAAAGAAAATCGTTATGTTAGGACGACAAGCAGGTTATTTCCTTATCGTTGCCTGCCAGCGTCCAGACGCAAAGTATTTCTCGGACGGTATCAGAGATAACTTCAATTTCCGTGTGGGACTTGGGCGTATCAGCGAATTAGGTTACGGTATGCTGTTTGGTTCAGATGTGAAAAAGCAGTTTTTTCAGAAGCGTATCAAGGGGCGTGGATATTGTGATGTGGGAACAAGCGTTATCAGTGAGTTTTACACGCCTTTAGTCCCGAAAGGACATGATTTTTTGCAGACTATCGGCTCTCTTGCACAAGCAAGGCAGGACGGGACGGCGACGTGCGAAGCGAAAGGCGACGGCACGGACTAG
- a CDS encoding MBL fold metallo-hydrolase, with amino-acid sequence MDSWFTVEQIDQDTFVISEYKHWEETHCYLLCGTKRAILIDTGLGVSNIREVIDGLTKLPVTVITTHVHWDHIGGHKYFRSIAVHEAEKEWLSVKFPIPLQVVKNNIMCNPCDFPSDFKVEKYQIFQGVPQMILHDEDCIDLGNRKLVVIHTPGHSPGHCCFYEADRKYLYSGDLIYSGCLDAFYPSTNPQEFWKSVRKIQSLKISRILPGHHHLSIPVTIIDKIETAFHNLSNEGKLKQGNGIFSYEGFQIHI; translated from the coding sequence ATGGACAGTTGGTTTACCGTCGAACAAATAGACCAAGATACATTCGTCATCAGCGAATACAAACACTGGGAAGAAACACATTGTTATCTATTGTGTGGGACAAAAAGAGCCATTCTGATTGATACAGGTTTAGGTGTTTCCAACATCAGAGAGGTTATTGATGGATTGACGAAACTGCCCGTTACAGTAATCACTACTCATGTTCATTGGGATCATATCGGTGGACATAAATATTTTCGGTCTATTGCAGTTCATGAAGCAGAAAAAGAATGGCTATCGGTCAAATTCCCTATACCTTTGCAAGTGGTAAAAAACAATATTATGTGCAATCCATGTGATTTCCCCTCGGATTTTAAGGTAGAGAAATATCAGATTTTTCAAGGGGTTCCGCAAATGATTTTACATGATGAAGATTGTATTGACTTAGGGAACAGAAAGTTGGTAGTTATTCACACGCCCGGTCATTCTCCCGGACATTGTTGTTTCTATGAAGCGGATAGAAAATATCTGTATTCCGGCGATTTGATATATAGCGGTTGCCTTGATGCTTTTTATCCATCAACAAACCCACAAGAATTTTGGAAGTCTGTTAGAAAAATTCAATCTTTAAAGATAAGTCGAATTTTGCCAGGACATCATCATTTATCTATTCCAGTTACTATAATTGACAAGATAGAGACAGCTTTTCACAACTTGTCAAATGAAGGGAAATTAAAACAAGGGAATGGTATATTCAGCTATGAGGGGTTTCAAATCCATATCTGA
- a CDS encoding YdcP family protein codes for MRLSNGFVIDKEKTFGELKFTAVRDVFLQNEDGTPSTQLKKRIYDLKCSLHGGIIPVSVPPEVPLREFPYNAVVELVNPVADTVSRKTYTGADVDWYVKAEDIVLKNKSNQNAGNTQNHTPQGQPKK; via the coding sequence ATGAGATTATCAAACGGGTTTGTTATTGACAAAGAGAAAACATTTGGAGAATTAAAATTTACAGCGGTGCGAGATGTGTTCTTGCAGAATGAGGACGGGACACCGAGTACCCAGCTTAAAAAGCGTATCTATGATTTGAAGTGCAGTCTGCATGGTGGAATTATCCCCGTGTCCGTACCGCCAGAAGTACCGTTAAGGGAATTTCCGTACAATGCGGTTGTGGAGCTTGTCAATCCAGTAGCCGATACGGTATCAAGAAAAACCTATACGGGTGCAGATGTGGACTGGTATGTAAAGGCAGAGGATATTGTATTGAAGAATAAAAGCAACCAGAACGCAGGCAATACACAGAACCATACACCGCAGGGACAACCGAAAAAATAG
- a CDS encoding YdcP family protein, translated as MEMKYVVPDMAQSFGTLEFAGESEPVFERDKNNRRVLARRSYNLYSDVQKGENVVVEIPVQAGEKHFKYEQKVKLVNPKLYGRGYAIGDMGHTDYVLLADDIVAVEEK; from the coding sequence ATGGAAATGAAATATGTCGTGCCAGATATGGCACAGTCTTTTGGAACTCTTGAATTTGCAGGCGAAAGTGAGCCAGTCTTTGAAAGAGATAAAAATAACCGCAGGGTCTTAGCCAGACGAAGCTATAACCTTTATTCTGACGTACAAAAAGGCGAAAATGTTGTGGTAGAAATTCCCGTGCAGGCTGGCGAAAAGCATTTCAAGTATGAACAGAAAGTAAAACTTGTCAATCCGAAGTTATATGGCAGAGGTTACGCAATCGGGGATATGGGACATACCGATTATGTGTTGCTTGCTGATGATATTGTAGCAGTTGAAGAAAAGTAA